Proteins from a single region of Methanobacterium alcaliphilum:
- the rpl18a gene encoding 50S ribosomal protein L18Ae yields MKTKIFRIQGKFLMGEELKPFTKELKAIEESEIYEKIFSEFGSKHNISRDQVKIETIEEISAEEAQDPIIKAISQR; encoded by the coding sequence ATGAAAACAAAGATATTTAGGATTCAAGGAAAATTCTTAATGGGTGAAGAATTAAAACCATTTACCAAAGAATTAAAGGCAATTGAAGAAAGCGAAATATATGAAAAAATATTTTCAGAATTTGGAAGTAAACACAATATTAGTAGAGATCAAGTGAAAATTGAGACCATTGAAGAAATCTCAGCTGAAGAAGCACAAGATCCAATAATAAAAGCCATATCCCAGAGGTAA
- the pfdA gene encoding prefoldin subunit alpha: MEDQQRLEEMVNELNLYQNQADLIQQQIETVRASINELEILEGTLESVKDGKDLETLVPVGAGSFLTAELKNTDEIIMSVGAGVAIKKTLGEAQETISTQKEELQKTMDQMAGNLQKITDIIVKLSPQAEELLQKVRGSEQ, translated from the coding sequence ATGGAAGATCAGCAAAGGTTAGAGGAAATGGTCAATGAACTGAATCTTTACCAGAATCAAGCTGATTTAATTCAGCAGCAAATAGAAACAGTTAGAGCATCTATTAATGAACTTGAAATATTAGAAGGTACATTAGAAAGTGTTAAGGATGGAAAAGATTTAGAAACACTAGTGCCCGTTGGTGCTGGTTCTTTCCTCACTGCAGAACTTAAAAATACGGATGAAATTATTATGAGTGTTGGTGCCGGTGTAGCTATAAAGAAAACACTAGGCGAAGCACAGGAAACAATTTCCACCCAAAAAGAAGAACTGCAGAAAACCATGGATCAAATGGCTGGAAACTTGCAGAAAATTACTGATATTATTGTTAAATTATCTCCTCAAGCCGAGGAACTCCTACAAAAAGTAAGGGGAAGTGAACAATAA
- the ftsY gene encoding signal recognition particle-docking protein FtsY, producing the protein MFDSLKKKFNTTIGKITDKVSEEAETEAQKSALSSSKDPIIEEEINSEKDKLSSVDNSSKMETPNDKTGKESKGNKSDKPGIFSFIREKTISDKDIEDILWELEMSLLESDVALEVSENIINSVKEDLIGKKIKRSSDVADYTRHALKKAVSNILNVESKNIDELIIEKKANDEPLIIMFVGINGTGKTTTIAKVSTHFIKKGYTPVIAAADTFRAGAIEQITHHAENIGVKIIKHQKGADPAAVAFDAVSHAKAKAKELVLVDTAGRMQTNINLMDEMAKIKRVSKPDLIIFVGDSLTGNDAVEQAIKFNDSVGLDGIILTKADADAKGGAALSIGYVINKPILFLGVGQSYDDLIEFKPDWMIEQLI; encoded by the coding sequence TTGTTTGATTCTCTTAAAAAGAAATTCAACACTACCATAGGAAAGATTACAGATAAGGTTTCCGAAGAAGCAGAAACGGAAGCCCAAAAATCTGCATTATCTTCTTCTAAAGATCCTATTATTGAAGAAGAAATAAATTCTGAGAAAGATAAACTTTCTTCTGTAGATAATAGTTCTAAAATGGAAACTCCGAATGATAAAACAGGAAAAGAATCTAAAGGAAATAAATCAGACAAACCCGGTATTTTTTCATTCATTCGTGAAAAAACCATTTCGGATAAAGATATAGAAGATATTCTATGGGAACTTGAGATGTCTCTTTTAGAGAGTGACGTGGCTCTAGAAGTCTCAGAAAATATTATTAATTCAGTTAAAGAAGACCTCATTGGTAAAAAGATTAAGCGTAGTAGTGATGTGGCAGATTATACACGCCACGCTCTGAAAAAAGCTGTTTCTAATATTTTAAATGTCGAATCAAAAAATATAGATGAATTAATAATCGAAAAAAAAGCCAATGATGAACCTTTAATAATTATGTTTGTAGGTATCAATGGTACAGGTAAAACTACCACCATTGCTAAAGTTTCCACTCATTTTATTAAAAAAGGATATACCCCAGTTATTGCAGCCGCAGATACATTCCGTGCTGGAGCTATTGAGCAAATTACTCATCATGCGGAAAATATTGGTGTTAAAATTATAAAACACCAAAAAGGTGCAGACCCTGCTGCAGTAGCATTTGATGCAGTTTCACATGCAAAAGCAAAAGCAAAAGAACTTGTTTTGGTGGACACCGCAGGTAGGATGCAGACCAATATTAATCTTATGGATGAAATGGCTAAAATAAAAAGAGTATCAAAACCAGACTTAATCATTTTTGTAGGTGATTCTTTAACGGGTAATGATGCAGTTGAACAAGCCATAAAATTCAATGATTCGGTAGGTTTAGATGGTATAATCCTTACTAAAGCAGATGCTGATGCCAAAGGGGGTGCAGCATTATCTATAGGTTATGTTATAAATAAACCAATATTATTTTTAGGTGTTGGTCAATCTTATGACGATTTAATTGAATTTAAGCCCGATTGGATGATTGAACAACTTATTTAA
- a CDS encoding class I SAM-dependent methyltransferase gives MGTNNKHSMEDVKKHFDSEAAKYDGFILKIIPAYVEMTDALTSAIPFDEKKPIKILDLGCGTGNISKKLKTRYPNSRITCVDMAENMIKMAQNKLSDFSEISYVLSDFRKLVMDEDYDVVISSLALHHLETNEDKKKFYKKIYSALIQGGVFYNADTVLGPTEYLQNLYLDKWKQFMNLNISMEEINNKWIPLHHKEDKPAKMGEHIEWLKEVGFKNVEVVWKYYNHGVYGGIK, from the coding sequence TTGGGAACCAATAATAAGCACTCAATGGAAGATGTTAAAAAACACTTTGATAGTGAAGCTGCGAAATATGATGGATTTATTTTGAAAATCATCCCGGCATATGTTGAAATGACAGATGCATTGACATCAGCCATACCATTTGATGAGAAAAAGCCCATTAAAATACTAGATCTTGGGTGTGGAACTGGAAATATATCCAAAAAACTTAAAACGAGGTATCCTAATTCCAGGATAACTTGTGTGGATATGGCAGAGAATATGATTAAAATGGCTCAAAATAAACTATCCGATTTTTCAGAAATATCTTATGTGTTATCTGATTTTAGAAAGCTCGTAATGGATGAAGATTATGATGTTGTAATATCTTCCTTGGCTTTGCATCATTTAGAAACAAATGAAGACAAAAAGAAATTTTACAAAAAAATCTATTCTGCTTTGATTCAGGGTGGTGTTTTTTATAACGCCGACACGGTTTTAGGACCTACTGAATATCTGCAAAATCTGTATCTTGACAAATGGAAACAATTTATGAATCTCAATATTTCTATGGAAGAGATCAATAACAAATGGATCCCTCTACATCACAAAGAAGATAAACCTGCAAAAATGGGGGAACATATCGAATGGTTAAAAGAAGTTGGCTTTAAAAATGTGGAAGTGGTGTGGAAGTATTATAATCATGGGGTTTATGGTGGAATAAAATGA